A window of Methanosphaera sp. WGK6 contains these coding sequences:
- a CDS encoding glycosyltransferase, which yields MSSINSKKISEEELSNAKKIILANNFFDKEYYNTQYPEVSEETDDLFEHYLNIGYKEGKNPSELFDNELYIEKHSFLKEYDINPLVFYVLYDDFENNSFEDEIKNELLTENSISIDEKTKIIAEKSLNLTNNSLSIQENIKNINNQLLELNEKNINLNDKLRSSVDELNMFKDDDSYEVITPEDYIEAITIIRENHLFDEEYYNNQYPWIADGTSNLFNHYLTVGYKEGRNPSSSFNTKYYISQSNFLQNNDVNPLIHYAIYGIKENKLTNYDFTPEEIEKAISEIKNNDLFDEEYYYKQHPNLKKSNLDPFKHYLIEGYKSNLNPNEEFDTLYYKEAYLNGNDINPLIHYILRGLKSNSITTHKELTGVELNECIDVIYDSNTFDVEYYMSQNPGLKGDTRDLIKHYVEYGAVHHKNPNKVFDTKFYREQNKEVLPLTLNPYYHYLTEGSSEGRKPSLTKTEEDEKLNHEKLLNEYARIVEASELFDEEFYLETYDDVKYTLEKPAYHYVSRGYIEGKNPSRYFDNNYYLYKYPEVKEAEICPLYHYITEGRDQGHRCKQFLTEADKKDYEMAIKQDVMSYEYSTYDEDAPLISIILLNRNGSDFLEKILGGFDEKTNYPNYELIIIDNDSSDDSVDIIKKFKTELPIILIENKINKSYADANNDGVALAKGQYLLFLNNDIELLDGWLNHLIDTALTHEDAGAIGARLVYPDSTEFLSKSHKSYKLQHTGKHFKGRDGYIQPYDRDNAKSYLFNDTETEKIAAVSSAVLLIEKTKYEEVGGFDAEYIYGFEDVDLCLKLNKQGYTNYYNPKAVVYHHEHGILSKNKEQLLKHRQKHNTKVFTRKWHTYLKQNVFFDKLNKKNLYSDDNLKIACVIKKDAYNTGNYISIQGLFHQLELKGYETQLIPFDGEDCYNIDENTDVLISLVSDYNLDKIKTENILLMKLAVATNDYKQWIDNEYFENYDVFLSTTQEGLDYIRDYSGYEPLFYPIISKHESYDFKASEEFMCDYCLIKDHDELEKIGELLNPDNLKYTFNIYGDSLESSEKFSKYNHGLIESENLTKAYTSTKIVLDYEENMDSFLLKDSVIFNALINNSLVITNNKQVSEEIFGGKLPVYDSKESLEALLNEYLSNSGKLQYKIKELQKILLENEIYQALTDALVDLLKRYIESIKVMVKLPIKKEGDRHSWGDYHFAILLVKAFNKKENCFAKIQLYDDWDTYDDTLYDVILVLRGLNKYTPKSIHYNIMWNISHPDLISIGEYDSYNQVYIASLFWAKQLKPLLSTEVEGLLQCTDLSRFHRDVCEEYETELLFVGQFKSEFRKILRDLLPTNHQLSVYGGFWEGIIDEKYIKGDYFPNEEVNKAYSSTKVLLNDHWDDMRKKGFISNRIFDGLACGAVIVSDHAVGLEDVFGDEVIIYDEKEELPDKINEALKIGSIDSKIIKNHTFDLRAEKIIDDYKRKIN from the coding sequence ATGTCATCAATTAATAGCAAAAAAATCAGTGAAGAAGAATTGAGCAATGCAAAAAAGATAATACTTGCAAATAACTTTTTTGATAAGGAATATTATAATACTCAATATCCCGAAGTATCTGAAGAAACAGATGATTTATTCGAACATTATTTAAACATAGGTTACAAAGAAGGTAAAAATCCTTCAGAATTATTTGACAATGAGTTATATATAGAAAAACATTCTTTTTTAAAAGAATATGATATAAATCCATTAGTATTCTATGTTTTATATGATGATTTTGAAAATAATTCTTTTGAGGACGAAATTAAAAATGAATTATTAACGGAAAACAGCATAAGTATTGATGAAAAAACAAAAATTATTGCTGAAAAAAGTTTAAATCTAACTAATAATAGTTTATCTATTCAAGAAAATATAAAAAACATCAATAATCAACTTCTGGAATTAAATGAAAAGAATATTAATCTTAATGATAAATTAAGAAGTAGTGTTGATGAATTAAACATGTTTAAAGATGATGATTCATATGAAGTTATTACTCCTGAAGATTATATAGAAGCAATAACCATCATTAGAGAAAATCATTTGTTTGATGAAGAATATTATAATAATCAATACCCTTGGATAGCTGATGGAACAAGTAATCTTTTTAATCATTATTTAACAGTAGGATATAAAGAAGGAAGAAATCCTTCTAGTTCTTTTAACACAAAATATTATATAAGTCAAAGTAATTTTTTACAAAACAATGATGTAAATCCTCTAATTCACTATGCAATCTATGGTATCAAGGAAAACAAATTAACAAACTATGATTTTACTCCAGAAGAAATTGAAAAAGCTATAAGTGAAATTAAAAATAATGATCTTTTTGATGAAGAGTATTATTATAAACAACATCCCAATTTAAAGAAATCAAATTTAGATCCATTTAAACATTACTTAATTGAGGGATACAAGTCTAATTTAAATCCAAATGAGGAATTTGATACATTATACTACAAAGAAGCATATCTTAATGGTAATGATATAAATCCATTAATACATTACATACTCAGAGGTTTAAAAAGTAACTCTATAACTACACATAAAGAATTAACTGGAGTAGAATTAAATGAATGTATTGATGTAATTTATGATTCAAATACATTTGACGTAGAATATTATATGAGTCAAAATCCAGGACTTAAAGGGGATACTCGTGATTTAATCAAACATTATGTAGAATATGGTGCAGTTCATCATAAAAATCCAAACAAGGTATTTGATACAAAATTCTACCGAGAACAGAATAAAGAAGTGCTACCATTAACTCTAAATCCATACTATCATTATTTAACAGAAGGAAGCAGTGAAGGAAGAAAACCTTCTTTAACTAAAACTGAAGAAGATGAAAAATTAAATCATGAAAAACTGTTAAATGAATATGCAAGGATTGTTGAAGCATCAGAACTATTCGATGAAGAATTCTATTTAGAAACATATGATGATGTAAAATATACACTTGAAAAACCGGCTTATCATTATGTTTCAAGAGGATACATTGAAGGTAAAAATCCATCCCGCTACTTTGATAACAATTATTATCTATATAAGTACCCTGAAGTAAAAGAAGCAGAAATATGTCCATTATATCATTATATTACAGAAGGAAGAGATCAAGGACATCGATGTAAGCAATTTTTAACTGAAGCTGATAAAAAAGACTATGAAATGGCTATAAAACAAGATGTAATGTCATATGAATACAGTACTTATGATGAAGATGCTCCTTTAATTTCAATAATTTTACTAAATAGGAATGGTTCAGATTTTTTAGAAAAAATACTTGGAGGATTTGATGAAAAAACAAATTATCCGAATTATGAGCTTATCATAATAGATAATGATTCATCGGATGATTCTGTAGATATAATCAAGAAGTTTAAAACAGAATTGCCTATAATTCTCATAGAAAATAAGATAAATAAAAGTTATGCTGATGCTAATAATGATGGTGTAGCATTAGCTAAAGGACAATATTTACTGTTCTTAAATAATGATATTGAATTATTAGATGGATGGCTTAATCATTTAATTGACACAGCTTTAACACATGAAGATGCAGGAGCAATAGGGGCACGATTAGTATATCCGGATTCTACTGAATTTTTAAGTAAAAGTCATAAATCATATAAATTACAACACACAGGCAAACACTTTAAGGGACGAGATGGATATATCCAACCATATGACAGGGATAATGCTAAATCATACCTATTCAATGATACAGAAACTGAAAAAATAGCAGCAGTATCCTCTGCAGTATTATTAATTGAAAAAACAAAATATGAAGAAGTAGGTGGATTTGATGCAGAATATATTTATGGATTTGAAGATGTTGATTTATGTTTAAAATTAAATAAACAAGGATATACAAACTACTATAATCCAAAAGCAGTGGTTTATCATCATGAACATGGAATTCTATCTAAAAATAAAGAACAACTACTTAAACATAGACAAAAGCATAATACAAAAGTATTTACAAGAAAATGGCATACTTATCTAAAACAAAATGTTTTCTTTGATAAACTCAATAAAAAAAATCTATACAGTGATGATAACTTAAAAATAGCATGTGTTATTAAAAAAGATGCATATAATACAGGAAATTACATTTCTATTCAAGGATTATTCCATCAATTAGAACTAAAAGGTTATGAAACTCAATTAATCCCTTTTGATGGTGAAGATTGTTATAATATTGATGAAAATACTGATGTTTTAATTTCTTTAGTAAGTGATTATAATTTAGATAAAATAAAAACTGAAAATATTTTACTAATGAAATTAGCCGTTGCAACAAATGATTATAAACAATGGATAGATAATGAATATTTTGAAAACTATGACGTGTTCCTATCTACTACACAAGAAGGATTAGACTATATTAGAGATTATTCTGGATATGAACCATTATTTTATCCTATTATATCTAAACATGAATCATATGATTTCAAAGCATCAGAAGAATTCATGTGTGATTATTGTTTAATAAAAGATCATGATGAACTTGAAAAAATTGGTGAATTATTAAATCCAGATAATCTAAAGTACACATTTAATATCTATGGTGATTCATTAGAATCTAGTGAAAAATTCAGTAAGTATAATCATGGATTAATTGAATCTGAAAATTTAACAAAAGCTTACACATCAACAAAAATAGTCCTAGATTATGAAGAAAACATGGATTCATTCTTATTGAAGGATTCCGTAATATTCAATGCTTTAATAAATAATTCTCTTGTAATAACAAATAATAAACAAGTTTCGGAAGAAATATTTGGAGGGAAATTACCAGTATATGATTCAAAAGAATCACTTGAAGCTTTATTAAATGAATATTTGTCGAATTCAGGAAAATTACAATATAAAATCAAAGAATTACAAAAAATATTATTAGAAAATGAAATTTACCAAGCACTAACAGATGCACTAGTAGATCTTCTTAAAAGATATATTGAATCTATAAAAGTAATGGTTAAGTTACCAATTAAAAAAGAGGGTGATAGACATAGTTGGGGTGATTATCACTTTGCAATACTACTAGTAAAAGCATTCAATAAAAAAGAGAATTGTTTTGCAAAAATACAATTATATGATGATTGGGATACTTATGATGATACCTTATATGATGTAATATTAGTATTAAGAGGTTTAAATAAATATACTCCAAAATCTATTCATTATAATATAATGTGGAATATATCACATCCTGATTTAATAAGTATAGGTGAATATGACTCTTATAATCAAGTATATATTGCATCATTATTCTGGGCTAAACAATTAAAACCATTACTTAGTACAGAAGTTGAAGGATTATTACAATGTACAGATTTGTCTAGATTCCATAGGGATGTTTGTGAAGAATATGAAACTGAGTTATTATTTGTAGGACAATTCAAGTCAGAATTTAGAAAAATATTAAGAGATTTATTACCAACAAATCATCAATTAAGTGTATATGGTGGATTTTGGGAAGGAATTATTGATGAAAAATATATAAAAGGGGATTATTTCCCTAATGAAGAGGTAAACAAAGCATATTCTTCAACAAAAGTATTATTAAATGATCATTGGGATGATATGCGTAAAAAAGGTTTTATTTCAAACAGAATTTTTGATGGTCTTGCATGTGGTGCAGTAATAGTAAGTGATCATGCAGTAGGTCTGGAAGATGTCTTTGGAGATGAAGTTATAATCTATGATGAAAAAGAGGAATTACCTGATAAAATAAATGAAGCTTTAAAAATAGGCTCTATTGATTCAAAAATAATAAAAAATCATACATTTGATTTACGTGCTGAAAAAATTATAGATGATTATAAGAGAAAAATAAATTAA
- a CDS encoding tRNA pseudouridine(54/55) synthase Pus10, whose product MTNIEKNKNTEKNNYALCPECLSRIYRKPEDKKNSKIPLITDSKKCSICNNLMLNKDKLYNIILKKINLLNIEFDTFLIACQINNQTLIKNQQKINKITNYNGNNDLKHAIRRDMTQMLVEKLGKTVDYKNPEVVIMIKVRKKAYKHNPYYEIKNVNIFLDSNPIFIEGKYRKLVRGIPQTKWPCTECKGKGCEACNYTGRQYEDTVEDLISKQILKMTRGNSTKFHGSGREDIDVLMLGEGRPFVIEVKHPFKRKIDLKLLRRLVNSHSDGKIEINDLKYVDRTRKATIKNSSVESYKIYSAIADFEKGVTSKDIAAIEKLKIIEQRTPIRVEHRRADLIRTRKINNIEVERINSKQLRIIINCQGGLYIKELISGDDNRTKPSISQITNNKAICSQLDVLKVHIPI is encoded by the coding sequence ATGACAAATATAGAAAAAAATAAAAATACTGAAAAAAATAATTATGCTCTTTGTCCCGAATGTTTATCTAGAATATATAGAAAGCCTGAAGATAAAAAAAACTCTAAAATACCCCTAATAACTGATTCCAAAAAGTGTAGCATATGTAATAATTTAATGTTAAATAAGGATAAATTATACAATATCATTTTAAAAAAGATAAACTTACTTAATATTGAGTTTGACACTTTTTTAATTGCTTGTCAAATAAATAATCAAACACTTATTAAAAATCAGCAAAAAATCAATAAGATAACAAATTACAATGGAAATAATGACCTTAAACATGCTATAAGACGTGATATGACACAAATGCTTGTAGAAAAACTAGGTAAAACTGTTGACTACAAAAATCCAGAAGTAGTTATCATGATAAAGGTAAGAAAAAAAGCTTACAAACATAATCCTTATTATGAAATAAAGAATGTTAATATATTCCTTGATTCTAATCCAATATTTATTGAAGGAAAATATCGTAAATTAGTTAGAGGTATTCCACAGACAAAATGGCCTTGTACTGAATGTAAAGGAAAGGGTTGTGAAGCTTGTAATTACACAGGACGGCAATATGAAGATACTGTTGAAGATTTAATTTCTAAACAAATTTTAAAAATGACTAGAGGAAATAGTACTAAATTCCATGGATCAGGTCGTGAAGATATTGATGTTTTAATGTTAGGTGAAGGAAGACCATTTGTAATTGAAGTAAAACATCCATTTAAACGAAAAATAGATCTTAAATTACTAAGAAGATTAGTTAATAGTCATAGTGATGGTAAAATTGAAATTAATGATCTTAAGTATGTTGATAGAACAAGAAAAGCTACAATAAAAAATAGTTCAGTTGAAAGTTATAAAATATATTCTGCCATTGCAGATTTTGAAAAAGGAGTTACAAGTAAGGATATTGCAGCAATAGAAAAATTAAAAATAATCGAACAAAGAACACCTATACGAGTAGAACACAGAAGAGCTGACTTAATCAGGACAAGAAAAATCAATAATATTGAAGTAGAACGTATAAATAGTAAACAATTACGTATCATTATTAATTGTCAAGGTGGTCTTTATATTAAAGAATTAATATCAGGGGACGATAATCGTACAAAACCAAGTATATCACAAATTACTAATAATAAGGCAATATGTTCCCAATTAGACGTTTTAAAAGTACATATTCCAATCTAA